In Sebastes umbrosus isolate fSebUmb1 chromosome 15, fSebUmb1.pri, whole genome shotgun sequence, the genomic window TTCCATTTCTTTCTTGAAAAGTACAGGTTTAACTctcacacatttatatttatgaatgtaaaaatATGCGACAATGATAACGGGATTGATAAGAAAATACTCTCTctcatatattataaaaaatatataaaaaaacaacaactaaaaaatCAAGTAAAAGTTCAAAGTCACAGATAATATTTTTCAAGATAAACCTACAAATATCTTGCCACAGTTTATGTGGAGgtgtacatttccagaacagatggATAATAGTTTCAGTACGTGTTTTTCACACAAGGcacaatttaaaacaatatatattttttaatttaacaataaAGCTCCTTTGACCATAATGTTTTCAGGAACAGGGATTTAGTTACATCAGATCATAAATGTATCAAAGGTCATACTTCACACCGCAGACGATACAAAATGTGGCAGCGTATACATCAGGTACTTTTTGTATTTGCATCCAGTCCAAGACTTCTCTATTTTATCAAGAAGGGGAAAGATATCTTAAAATAGGCTTAGTACTAGGCAGTACTGACGTGTTTGAGCATAAAGATCCTGCATGCCCACACGTGTTTGCAATTATTCTGGCTGACTAGACTCACACTCAACTGTGAGATTtccaacacattttttaattaatcacatttttccaAACCAAGGGCCCCTATGGGGGTCTGAGGCAGTGGGAGAGTTGCCCTCTTCGCCTGgttggtaatccagccttgCTGGCTAAAGTGTACCAAATGAACGAATACCGGAAAAATTAACTGGTACCTGAGTGCATAAACTAAGAATAAAATAGTGTGAGTTGTCCCACCCTAACAGGTGCAGCAACAGCGAATCTCTCATGGTCTgtgaacacatacacacactgaactGAGAAAAGGACTAATCAGCCGTAAGGGAAAACACCGTTATGGGTGTACAATGTATAAGCATAGTGCATACACACCCTTGTACAGAGGTGAGTATGGTATGTCTGGTATATAGCCTATCATAAAAATAAACTCTCTCAGACTTGTTGCTCATTACTAATTGAATCTAATTTCACATTATGCATGACAATGGATATGTTGAAAATATCAGACAAAAGCTGTTGGGGATCTTAGTCATAACAATataaatcttaaaaaataagaaagattttccaagaaaaataaaattaaagtttAATAGTTTGTAGCTTTTCCACACAGATTACAGGGATGGATCTCAAAAGTAAACATTCTCTGTAAATACTTCCAAGAAAAATTAATACAATTCTTAATTTTGCATCACATTTCTTCATCTTTGGGAAATACTGTTCATGCAatataaaacactttatttgcCATTTCTGTAAGACAAAATGATACACTTCAATAGAACaatgacacagacagagacctaAATGTaaagatttttcaaaatgtattagaataaagtaaacatgtttttttttccaatgaacAATAAATTAGAGTGTTAATGGACAAATGGCTTCATAAAActttgaaatatgaaatatgaaaacatCAATACGGCATTTTAATATAATGTAGTTTTTTGGTATCTAAAGACAGTATTTCAGGGAATGTTAAATATAAAGTTTTCTTGATAAATAAAATAGCTTCATAGAAAATCCGGAGGAGCAGAAGCAGCAATACAATGAAGTCTCATCAATAAAAAATAGGCATGCAACACTGTTTTCAGCATActgtataaattaataaatgttttcaaTTTTCTTGTTAATTGAAAAACTGTGAGCGTTTTTTTAGTTTAATCCCAAAGGTATTTTTAGTAGATCCAGTGAATCTGGGGGTCACTGAATTATCTCGACCCATTGATGAACAAGATGTTTTTATAGTGAGCTAGAAAaggtataaataaaaataataatactggaTTCATACAAAGCAATAATAATTTGTACGACAAATTTATGTAAGGTGCCTGATCAAGTACAAATCTCTTTACTAGCTATAAAAGAGTGAGACACGTTGATGAACAATCTAAGAGCTGCAGGTATAAGAAATCatcatataaaatatatatatttctttttcataCAAAAATATGAACGCTaagtaataaaaatatatataggaaaaataatataataatagtaatatctGTATGAcactgtaaacatttttaaaatataaattaatatcgTTTATAGTGTCAACaatattaatttataattaaaaaatcaataataataatataaagatgtTATGCTTATCTTGGTTCAAATAAACTTcacaataaagaaagaaatggagagaatACAATCCacgaaaaagaaaagaaaagtgcacATGTagacattactactactactattgctctTTGGACAGCAGGGACAATCCCTGTATGCTGAGACTGAGGACCAGCGGGAGGACTCCTGCTTTATTTCCTGTCTCCGTCCACAGCCTGTCGCCGTCTCGCTTCAGCGTCACACTGATGGAGCTGAGCAGCTGCTCTGCCAGCTGGAAGGCCTGGTTGTCCTGCAGGGGGACGGGGAGACACTGGACGGAGAGAGGCTCGCAGTTCTTCTTTAACCTGCACATCTGgggagatagatatagataaatggatggatagattgataaaaaaaaagataaatggcTCTTTATTGCAAAGTCATAAGGCTTGAATCTTActtttcttaaaggaatagttggacattttgggcAATACGCTTATTCGCTGTCTTCccgagagtgagatgagaagattaataGTTCTTTCcgtactgtgtacagtattaatcttctcatctaactctcgacaagaaatcaaataagcgtatttcccaaaatgtccgactattcctttaaaacattttttttaaatctgccaagcaaatgtaaatttcaagataatttttttttttaattttatacttaataattaattatttaatttaattttaatgatTACAAAAATTCAAATAATTGACACTTTTTGCACTGATAAaatcaaatattattattattatttttattattattattaataataataataataataataataataataataataaataatgataaataataacaagTTAACTAACCAGTGTGTCGAAGGCCTCCAGAAAATCAGGACGGCTCTCGCTCAAGAGGCTCAGAGTTTCATCAGGCAACTCTACAAAAGcaatacacacaaaacacaacaaggtTAAACTGTCAAAAACAAATTCTTGGCCTTGTTTTGCTCAAAGCACTTAAAGGGAAATGTTTACAGGCCTCTTTAGTCTGGGGTTGGCACTAACCTTCCATGGCACTGACCAACAGGTGAGCTGCATTCAGGTGGGCAGGGACACCAGACTGGCTGTCCTCAGCATCACTGTCTGTGCCGGGTCGGTCCAGTATGGCTGACAAGGATTTCCTCTGACTCTCCGACAGCTCCTCATGCTCGGCCATATCGACTGTTTCACTACTGCACAACTGCTCCAGCtaacagagaggagggaaaatggagaaaatgtaaaaaaaaaaaaaagaaaagaggaatggTAGTTCAAACTAGCATAGAGGTGTCACAGACCTTTGCCTCTAGATACTgtctttaaatgaaataaactgGTTTCAGGAGACTGTGTCCTATTAGCCACATGTGCCCTGTAGAGATGAGCCCAAACCGACTCGTGGTCACCACAAACCTAGTGTATTGGTGTTGGGGTCGTGTCAGTGTATCACTCACCAAATCCTCCATATATGACAGAGCAGTTCTGTCCTTCAGAGTCTCTTGGAGGGTCTTGAACAAGGCACATCGAGTTGACTGGGGGAGCTCGGCCAGAGGAGAAAGGTCCATCTCCTGTGATCCTGTAAGAGACCGGGAGATACTGCATCAGATTTGAATTTGGCTGGTGCGAGCCTCAGTGATCCACCTTTGATATGATGGATGCACTATAGTTTGATGTGTTTAAGAGGAGGTTTTTGCTCATAACTCCAAATTAAACTTGATTTGAAATTTGAAATCCAATGTATCAACACGTCCATCCATATAATTCAACCACCAAACTTGgcatatgaatatgaatacacatatacagtacatatacccATGGAGTGTCAAGCTGTCTACACTACAGCGCCCGAcatccgcttctgctcctgtcataattactacggtcactagaagTCGCTATCGTGTTCTTTTATAGCTTCTTTCgttgatctaccatgtgaatagatgataaaacctactattggttgcagcagggccctactgacccatatCGATGGGGCTTATAACCACATATAACACCAATTTCATAggctgataacagtctaactgGCTGCGCCCTGTTTgactttgttttagtttttactttcAGTTGGGAACAACTGATATGTTAGTTTACAGCTGAATGGATGAGTTGGACAGGGTTGTACTACACTGTCATTTGGAAATCTGAGAATGGAAAGCTGACTATTTGGCAAAATTATGGTGTACGTTACTGTTAATGACAGATTAATAAATCCCACTGAGCAACATATCTTAATATTGTCTTCAAAGTTGCAATAATTTCATGTTGATATGTATTAAAGATAGTTTGctcacaaacaaaaagaaaaatggagagTGTAAATAACCATCATAGTTATTTACCATTAATGGTTAACTGGCCAAATGTGTGAATTAATGGACACAAACCATtttgcagtgcactcaaaggtACTTTCTCCGGAACCTTCTCACCGTTGCACTTGCCGTCCACCACATTCAAGGAATCATGGGATGGCCAGGACGTAGGCGTGTCTGCCTCAATGCCTCCTATTGTACCCGGTTGTAGACATATAtctgaaaatacacacacaacaacatagATAACACGGGTACGGTAAAATGGATGAATGCGCCCACCGGTGCACAAACATATACTAAAGACACAATCAAGACACATCTTTCAACATCAGCCTGTGGGGTGCTAAAATGATCAACTAATTGCTATtactattaaagggactgtttgtaactttttacaggtataaatctaccaggtaggtgtcccatgcgcgcttgcatatgcgcgctcgcgtgtggctacactgttcagaccgctcctctgcctgcttttcttcactcacacaacgcgcgcgttctcgctccacctcacgttcatgcgcacacactgcagaagagttaatttagctctgagaatatctaatgAATGTACATTGGACGTTTGAGCAGAAATAAATCCTGCacctcctccagaccaacagaggttctcTGTGTCtttgaagtgacagggctccgcagggctcgtctctgaccgggtgccggtgtctctctGTTCACTCCAGCTGcggtcgggagacgataacgtttctcttcgtGACTCGTGACTCACACTTTCCCCCctagaaattttttttttttaccacatatCAATCCGATACACGTCACCGATAAAACTCACCATAATGTCCATTCTTTTTAATCTCCAGTTCCAGGATGCTGTACGCGATGACTGTACCAGAGGGGATCTCCAAGGAAACATCACTGTCTGACTCAATGTCGTTGCTGTCCTTCACACAAACCTGTGAATACACGTCATTTatatacacacgcacactgtaagaattttttttttgtatgttttattaaatTCCCGAAAACACACGACTCAACTCCACCCACACCCACCTTCACAGAGTTCGCCAGCATGCCCAGCAGCCCGAGGATCCCCTGAAAGGTGCACTGCTCCTTCTTCGTCTGGGTGACGGAGCAAGAGTTGGTGGTGAGGATCCTCTCCTTCACCACTGCCAGCACATCAGCTCGCTTCTCCAGCTGCTTCACCAACGGGTTCTGCATGTCCACCAGCCTGACGCACAGGGAAACTGTTTTTATCATTATCAGCCAGCTATGAGtgtattctagggctgtcaaagttaatgcgattaacgcaaattcatttaaacgccactaatttctttagcacattaacacaacttgcgatttttagctgattgatgatttgagcatatttattatgctaaatgcagtacctgtgagggtttctggacaatatttgtcattgttttgtgttgttatttgatttccaataataaatatatccacacatttgcataaaacaaacatatttgtccattcccatattgataagagtattaaatgcttgacaaatctccctttacggtacattttgaacacataaaaaatgtgtgattgatatgcaattaatcacgattaactatacacaatcatatgattaatcacgattaaatattttaatcgattgacagccctagtgcatTCACATTAGAAGCAGATATCCAAATCACAAGAGCCAGGACAGATCCAGTGTATTTAAGTAAGATGACACTAATGATCTCTGTGCTCTGCATGTCACTGGTCTGAGGTGTCAAATGTCTGATGTCTAACTACATTTATAGAGTATCCAGCTCATTAAAAATTAAGTCATCACCCTGTCACCTTCTGCTGACTAGTAACAACGTGCAAAAGGGAATTATTTAACACCTGAGGCTGGAGTCTCGTAACAGCTTCTTCACATCCAGTTCCTCTTTCTTCAGCTCGCCGAAGCACGACTGGAGCTTGGAAGAGCCCCGTCCCTCTAGTGAGACGCTGACGGAGCCAGCCTCGGTTTCCAGCTTCCCAGAGAGTTTGTCACTGAACGTCCCCTTGTAGGTCAGGAAGGGTTTCTCGGACACTCCTGACAAAACACGTGTGGTGTGAACATAAATATAGATGTACgtgggggaaaataaaatatgacattCATATGGCTTGAGCAATTTCTATTCATTTGGCATCATGTGCACACCTACAGTACATAGAAGGGTTATAGTCCTCTTGTCCCCACAAACTGTCTCCTTACTCTTTATTATACTTTAATTTATCCCTATctttcatattgttttttgcctcttcctgcactgtgtatatattttttttttttttttttttttttttacgttgaATGTTGTCTaaatttgtgcaaaataaataaacataaacatacctGGACTGAGCACCTTGTCGCCTTGCAGCAGGTCGCTGAGGGTGAAATCCGTTGGCTGGTACTTGGGGCTCTGCCAGAACCAGTTGCGGTTGCGTTTGACGACCAGTGCCATGGAGACCAGTTTTTGTGAGTCGTTCACTCTGGACACGTGGATGAGGCTTCCTTCAGGGTCAATCTGGCGGAGGAAGTTGGCAGTGGCTTTGGAAAACATGGCTTCTGCTGCAGACGGCTGGACGAAGAGGAGAGAATAGAAACTAGAAAGCACAGAGAGCAAAGACAAGATCTCTGGGGCAGTGCTTTTACCCAACTACTAAACCACTAAGGGTGATTTCCATTTGCTATTCTCCCCGGTTTTCCCCTCTAGATAGTTTCGAGAAGTCCCGGAAGCCAAGAAGAGTCTGTGTGGGTGTTTATGGGTCCATGTACCCCCACACGACTCTGCAATTGGCAGTGACATATAAGGCATAAAGGAAGTCTCCTGGATATTGTCAGTGACCACAAACACAGGcgtgcacataaacacacaccctGGCTCGCTAATCCTACCGGCTCAGCTTTCATAGCTTAAATATTTAAAGTAATCAGGCGTGAGGAAGAGTTGTGCTGCGAgggaagcgagagagagaaggaataGAAGAAAGTTTGAGCCTGTTGGTTTGAGAAATGTTCAAACCAAAAGAACGCAGCACTGGCTGGAGGACAGAGAAAGAGGCCAGTTAGGGAGATGAATATAAAACAGGGGAGAGCTCAGACCTCCTACGTGGAGGTTTTTCCCCTGACTTAAATCAAGAACGCCATCATCTTCCCCCAAACAAACTCCTCGTGACTTGAAATGCTTTCAGTGTGTTGAGTCATTTGCTCTAAATGATTAAAGAGTTGTTGTTACGTCAGTGGGAACCTTTACCTAACCCACAAACTCCAATCCCAAAAGCTCAAATATGCTGTTTCTAAATAATTGATGTTTCTTTCTAGTGTGATCTGCACCAAGAAAACAAGAGagacaaaaatacataataataggAATAACCTTTAACATGTGACTAAATTCTACATTCTGACTAAACATATACTTCTTCAGGTGGTTATGGTGACATAGAGTAACGATTCACCAGGGTCGGGCTATGTGTGAGCAAATGTATAGCAGTCATGTAAGGTAAATATATAATGcttaataatacttttttttttttaaagtgttatcAATGCTTATCTATAAAAGGTAGACTATATATAGagtagaaaaaagtaaaatttttcataaaaaatatttgCCAATATAAACATTTGGTAAAGAAAAATTCagtgattaaagctgcagtgggtagaaatggagcaaatatgattaaaaaaaagttatgtttttaGTTATGTTTgtacggtcactatatcctgacagtggtgcAGGAGACAGGttatctgaaataaaaaaaatcatgtgcctctgtgtcctccggtggtcctgatggcatctgcaagatttctcagaccggaggaaaacaaccaatcagagcggagctggagtctgccgtctctgagcagctgtcaatcactcgccaactccgatcagacggtcaaactaggcagcgctgatcaaatatgaatcaatattctgttactgtaatgcctatttctctcctcaaatgttttcagaaacatctcgtagtgcactgtttagctgtaaaatgagaaagtttctctcttactgaaatgacctgtgattggtcaaagtctcccgtcacaagctagattttttaaagcctgaaaacagaaccatgaggagtcgcagaaatctagttttctctcagaacacttgtattacaatatgctgaaaggttattatggaatttttgcccaatgatgccaaaaatattctgcttactgcaggtttaaatcccTTCAGTGGCAAATCACCACAAAGCAAACAACCCACAAAAtgtataccttttttttttttaaagtatcaTCAATGcttatgtatataaaaagtacatataaaaagatataatataatataaagaaattTCCCATAAACAGTTTTTGCCAATACAAACCGTtggtaaagaaaaaataatcagtgcactgtaaacaattgctgttaattcacagcaggatttcaacagtattaacctggtattgctaaaaacagtgctttactgttaatacaaaagaaaacctgttaaattacactcATAGGCTTtggttttttaactgaactataatgcattcttaaagaacagcactttactgctggtcaactgtctaaagtatcataagtaacagtttcatgcagtatttcttgaattctgggacctgatctgcacatgtaaggcttgtacattgtacatgattggaaaatcagtgaattagctctgttcttcactcacatgttgttatggtttgcattctgtgcttgtagccagctatagacagacatttggggaaaagtgtcaacaagtctattatagcctttaattgtatttagtatgactattcctatgtctgtaacctgctaagtctattcatctaggcaaaaaaattatgtttattaaaatgtatgtaaaaaatacaacctaaatagtgcattaaaacaaatcagtaagataatgtaaaaggaaggtgaaaaacagctatataatgtatctttaaacaataaattaactgtaaaatactgtgaaattaataaaaaaaaactgtacttttccttaacagtacaaagctgtacattttagcaacagtataattttaattttacagcaacataaaggcaaccctgctgccagttctttactgttattttactgggaaattcttaacagtgtacatataaagtaaaagaaataataataataaatcagttGTTAATGTCAGGACACTTAATGTCAGGCACTTGCACGTGTGCCAGCGCGCGCGTGTGTATTTCCCGGCAGTCCACTTATTCTAGTCTAGAGAGCTGCGCGTGCTTGCACGGTGAGATCAGCATGCGCACGAGCCTTAAGGACGCATGACTTGGATTATGAGCgtgaaatcaaaaataaatgtagcagaGATCACGGAAAATCAGCTTCTGACTGGGAAATTAAACATaaatcataagaaaaaaaagaccactGGTTATCTCAAGTAGACTGGACTGAGAATAGagtcctgttgttgtttttctgtctcccaaaaacacagataaattactcatttataaatgtatctTACCTTAAATTAGTTCATAAACAACTCTATACGAGTTGGTGTATGTTCAGAGCTCCGGTCCGTCCAGTTGTCACTCCTGGAATGTCACCGATGCTGCCATGCGTAAAAGTAGACCCAAAGTGTCCAAGCGCGCAGCAAAGTAGTCTTCTGGGTGTACTTATGACACCCTTTGCAGTGTTATTACACAACTATAACAGGCTGTAAAAGGAATCACTGATAGCAGCAGTGTTCGGTCAGAGCTGTGGCTGAATGGTGGCAGAGAGGTTGACTGTATACAGTTATCCACTTCACAGAggagagtacacacacacaccgcttcCTCCTCCCACACGCCCACTGGAGAGTTAATTATGATCATATGAActctggtatgtgtgtgtgtgtgtgtgtgtgtgtgtgtgtgttcttgtatacctatctttgtgaggaccaatttgagttttagaacCTTCAgaatgaggacattttggccggtCCTCTCTTTGGGGACAgaccttcaaaggcctgtttgagggttcaaacttggttttaaggtcCAGGTTAGAATTAtgtttaggttagggttagtgtaAGGGTTGGGGTCATGCATTTAGCTGTGATGGTTAAGATTGGGGTAAGGGGCTaaggaatgcattatgtcaataagtgtcctcacaaagatagaagtacacggctgtgtgtgagggtgtgtgtgggggtgtttCAGGACATGAGCAGACTTGCCTCTTtgggttttcaaaataaattaagaGTGGAAATACTTGCAAATCGTGTCATATTGGTACACTCATACCATCTTGCTGCTAAAACTGATGGTTTGTAAGTAGGACAGTAGTCGTGGTTATG contains:
- the LOC119502666 gene encoding gasdermin-E-like — encoded protein: MFSKATANFLRQIDPEGSLIHVSRVNDSQKLVSMALVVKRNRNWFWQSPKYQPTDFTLSDLLQGDKVLSPGVSEKPFLTYKGTFSDKLSGKLETEAGSVSVSLEGRGSSKLQSCFGELKKEELDVKKLLRDSSLRLVDMQNPLVKQLEKRADVLAVVKERILTTNSCSVTQTKKEQCTFQGILGLLGMLANSVKVCVKDSNDIESDSDVSLEIPSGTVIAYSILELEIKKNGHYDICLQPGTIGGIEADTPTSWPSHDSLNVVDGKCNGSQEMDLSPLAELPQSTRCALFKTLQETLKDRTALSYMEDLLEQLCSSETVDMAEHEELSESQRKSLSAILDRPGTDSDAEDSQSGVPAHLNAAHLLVSAMEELPDETLSLLSESRPDFLEAFDTLMCRLKKNCEPLSVQCLPVPLQDNQAFQLAEQLLSSISVTLKRDGDRLWTETGNKAGVLPLVLSLSIQGLSLLSKEQ